Within Pseudomonas brassicacearum, the genomic segment CCGGGCAATCTCGGCGATTTCCCGGCGGCGGGCATCGGGCATCAGGCTGGTGGTGGGGTTGTTCAGGTTCGGCGTGCACACCAGCGCCGTGATGCGCTCGTTGCTGCACATGTCTTCGAAATGTTCGGGGTCGATGCCATAGCGGTCCATCTCCAGGCCCTTGAGGGTGAAGCCCAGCACTTGGGAATTGCCGATCACGCCGTGGTCGGTCAAGCCTTCGCAGAGCACCACATCATCAGGGCCGGCCAGCGAAGCGAGGGCCAGGAAAATCCCGTGGGCCGCGCCGTTGGTGATCAGCACATCGCTACGGTCGACTTTCAGCCCTTGCCGGCCGATCCACTGCGCCGCCGCTTCGCGATGGGACTCGAAACCGGCGATGGGGCGAAACGCATGAATCCACGGCTGATCCTCTTCAGTGCTCAGCGCTGCGCAGGTATCACGCCACGCCTGGTCATGCTCGCGGGTGTGCAGGATGCGGGTGATGGAAAAATCCACCAGCGCCCGCTCGGGGCTGTCGAGAATGTACGTCGCCACCCGGTCGCTCATGCGCCGCGAGACGAAACTGCCACGTCCGACCTCACAGCGCACCAGCCCCTGGCGCTCCAACTCCTTATAGGCGTTGGTGACGGTTTGCACGCTGATGCCCATGGCGTCGGCCACCTGCCGTTGCGGCGGCAGGCGCTGGTCGTTGGCCAGGGTGCCCTGTTCGATATCATCGGCAATGGCCTGCACCAGAATCTTGTATTTGGATTCACCGCTGCGGGCGAGGTCCAAGGCTGACTTCCACTTATCCATAACGGCTGCAACCGGCGTATGTAGGGGTGCGCACAGCATTGCGCGACCATCGCCGCAAAGCAATTGTCCTAGTGCAATACAATCGATGCCGGGGCTTTTGTATGCTCGGTCCAAGGTCGTCACCCAGGCGGGCTCATCGCCCTGATAAAAAGCCGGATCGACCTGTACCGGCGCTGTTCCCGATTCCAGGCCACGCCCGGATCCGCCGCTGTACGCTTTGCTCTTGTAACACTGCCTCCTACCACAGAGCCGTCAAACGACGGATCCACAAGAAACAGGAGATTTTATCGATGAGCAATTTTCTTCCCAGCACCTGTGCGCCCCTACGTCGGCTCTTGCTGACCTGTGCCGTATTGGGCCTGGCCGGCAGCGTTCAAGCGGCCACCCTGGATACCGTCAAAAGCAACAGCAGCATCCGGATCGGCTACGCCAACGAAACGCCGTTCGCCTTCACCGAAACCGACGGCACCGTCACCGGTGAATCGCCGGAGATCGCCAAGATCATCTTCGCCAAGATGGGCATCAAGCAGGTCAATGGCGTGCTCACCGAATGGGGCTCGCTGATTCCAGGCCTGCGGGCCGGGCGCTTCGACGTGATTGCCGCGGGTATGTACATCACCCCGGCGCGCTGCAAGCAAGTATTGTTCACCGATCCGCAGTACCAATTGCCCGATGCCTTGCTCGTGGCCAAGGGCAACCCGAAAAAACTCCACAGCTATGAAGACATCGCCAAGCAACCGGATGTGAAACTGGCAATCATGGCCGGCACGGTGAACCTGGCTTATGCCCGCGACTCCGGGGTCAAGGACGATCAGATCCTCCAGGTCCCCGACACCACCGCACAATTGCAAGCCGTGCGTGCCGGGCGCGCGGACGCTGCCGTCGGCACCCAACTGACTATGAAAGGCCTGGCCAGCAAGGGCGGCGACAAGGTAGAGGCGATGACCGAGTTCAAGGACGATCCGTCCCACATCGGTTATGGCGCCCTGGCCTTCCGGCCCGAAGACAAAGACCTGCGCGATGCGGTCAATGCCGAGCTGAAGAAGTGGCTGGGCTCCGAAGAGCACCTCAAGACGGTTGCGCCATTCGGCTTCGACAAATCCAACGTGACCAGCAAGACCGCGGCCGAGCTCTGCGCTCAGTAGTGGTCAAGACTGGCGTGCCGAAACAGGCATGACGCGCGGTGCGTGATGCCTGTTCCCTGCTTCACCGGACATTGGGCTGAACCATGGGCGAATTACTTCCGTTATTGATACAAGGGGCCTGGGTCACGCTCCAGGTGACCTTCTTCGGCTCGCTGCTGGCGATTGTCACCGCCGTACTGGCGGCCCTCGGGCGACTCTCGCCGTGGCGAGCGTTGCGCTGGTTTTCCATCACCTACATCGAAGTATTCCGCGGCACCTCGCTGCTGGTGCAACTGTTCTGGCTGTTCTTCGTGTTGCCGTTGCCACCCTTCAACATTGCGCTGAGCCCCTACGCCGTGGCAATTGTCGGTCTGGGCCTGCACATCGGCGCCTACGGGGCCGAGGTGATGCGCGGTGCCATCAGTTCGGTCGCCAAGGGCCAATACGAAGCCTGCACGGCGTTGAATTTCAGCGGTTTTACGCGCTTCAAGCGGATTATCCTGCCGCAGGCGTTGCTGGCGGCGATTCCACCGGGCACCAACCTGTTGATCGAGCTGCTGAAGAACACCTCGCTGGTGTCGCTGATCACCTTGTCGGACCTGAGTTTCCGGGCGCGGCAGTTGGATCAGGCGACCTTCCAGACCCTGGAAATCTTCAGCCTGGCCCTGGTGATGTATTTCATCCTCGCCCAGGCCATCAACTTGGGCATGCGCCACGTCGAACGACGACTGAGCCGGGGCCGGATGCGTGGAGGTCTGTCATGACGCTGTTCGACTGGTCCTACGCCGCACAAATCCTGCCGGACCTGCTGCGCGCCTCCCTCAATACCGTGGGCATCACCCTGATCGGCTTCCTGATCGCGATTGTCCTGGGGCTGTTCCTGGCGATTGGCCGGCGCAGTCGCAAACTCTGGCTGTCGTGGCCGGCCACCGCGGTGATCGAGTTCATCCGCAGCACGCCCCTGCTGATCCAGGTGTATTTCCTCTATTACGTGCTGCCCAACTACGGCTTGAGCCTGACGGCCATGCAGGTTGGCATCCTCGGCATCGGCCTGCACTACGCCTGCTACATCGCCGAGGTCTATCGCAGTGGTTTGGACGCGGTGCCGCGGGCGCAGTGGGAAGCGGTGACAGCGCTGAACATCGCGCCGTACGACGCCTACCGCAACATCATCCTGCCCCAGGCGTTGCGGCCGATTGTGCCGCCGCTGGGCAACTACCTGGTGGCAATGCTCAAGGACACGCCGGTGCTGTCGGCGATCACCGTGGTGGAAATCATGCAACAGGCCAAGAACATCGGTTCCGAGAATTTCCGTTATCTGGAACCGATCACCATGGTGGGCCTGTTCTTCCTCGCCCTGAGCCTTGCCCTGGCTTATCTGGTACGGCGCCTTGAAACGCGCATGGAGCTACGCTAATGACATTACCTCTGTCCACGCCCACCGATTTGTCCCGGCGCAGCACGCTGGCATCGCAGCAGGAGGCCCCGGCCATGCAAACTCCCACACCGTCCCGGCCGATCGTGAGTTTCCAGGACGTGACCAAAAGCTATGGCAGCTTCACCGTGCTCGACCATCTGAACCTGGATGTCGCCCCCGGTGAAAAGGTCGCGATCATCGGCCCCAGCGGCTCGGGCAAGTCCACGCTGCTGCGGGTGTTGATGACCCTGGAAGGCATCGACCAGGGCCAGATCCGCGTCGAGGATGACTCCCTGACCCACATGCCCAACCGCAACGGCGTGCTGGTGCCGGCCAACGACCGGCACATCCGCCGGGTGCGCGGCAAGATCGGCATGGTGTTCCAGAGTTT encodes:
- a CDS encoding PLP-dependent aminotransferase family protein; the encoded protein is MDKWKSALDLARSGESKYKILVQAIADDIEQGTLANDQRLPPQRQVADAMGISVQTVTNAYKELERQGLVRCEVGRGSFVSRRMSDRVATYILDSPERALVDFSITRILHTREHDQAWRDTCAALSTEEDQPWIHAFRPIAGFESHREAAAQWIGRQGLKVDRSDVLITNGAAHGIFLALASLAGPDDVVLCEGLTDHGVIGNSQVLGFTLKGLEMDRYGIDPEHFEDMCSNERITALVCTPNLNNPTTSLMPDARRREIAEIARRFGVHIIEDDVYGPLLDERRAPPISHYLPELSFYCTSMTKSVLTGLRTGYLVVPKRLALRTESILRVNSWMATPMVSEIATRWIRDGRAESLVQLQRQLLAGRQAMVTEYMGEHLLGQHPHALNAWVGIPSHWEVDSLVRALRHKHIAVTSPDPFTVRGTPRPRAVRLCVGAECSDEEMRHALIGMRQIFNQYPQIHDF
- the ehuB gene encoding ectoine/hydroxyectoine ABC transporter substrate-binding protein EhuB; translation: MSNFLPSTCAPLRRLLLTCAVLGLAGSVQAATLDTVKSNSSIRIGYANETPFAFTETDGTVTGESPEIAKIIFAKMGIKQVNGVLTEWGSLIPGLRAGRFDVIAAGMYITPARCKQVLFTDPQYQLPDALLVAKGNPKKLHSYEDIAKQPDVKLAIMAGTVNLAYARDSGVKDDQILQVPDTTAQLQAVRAGRADAAVGTQLTMKGLASKGGDKVEAMTEFKDDPSHIGYGALAFRPEDKDLRDAVNAELKKWLGSEEHLKTVAPFGFDKSNVTSKTAAELCAQ
- the ehuC gene encoding ectoine/hydroxyectoine ABC transporter permease subunit EhuC — protein: MGELLPLLIQGAWVTLQVTFFGSLLAIVTAVLAALGRLSPWRALRWFSITYIEVFRGTSLLVQLFWLFFVLPLPPFNIALSPYAVAIVGLGLHIGAYGAEVMRGAISSVAKGQYEACTALNFSGFTRFKRIILPQALLAAIPPGTNLLIELLKNTSLVSLITLSDLSFRARQLDQATFQTLEIFSLALVMYFILAQAINLGMRHVERRLSRGRMRGGLS
- the ehuD gene encoding ectoine/hydroxyectoine ABC transporter permease subunit EhuD; the encoded protein is MTLFDWSYAAQILPDLLRASLNTVGITLIGFLIAIVLGLFLAIGRRSRKLWLSWPATAVIEFIRSTPLLIQVYFLYYVLPNYGLSLTAMQVGILGIGLHYACYIAEVYRSGLDAVPRAQWEAVTALNIAPYDAYRNIILPQALRPIVPPLGNYLVAMLKDTPVLSAITVVEIMQQAKNIGSENFRYLEPITMVGLFFLALSLALAYLVRRLETRMELR